GTAGCAGCGACGTGATACCCCCGTCCCGGACCCATGAGTTCATCTTTAAAAACCACGAAGCCCCCCATCCCTTGATGGGGGGCTTCGTGTCAGGTGGCGCCGATCTGATCAGACGCTCGGTTTTGCTACGGGATACTTAGGCTGCTTTGCCATTGAGGGCGCCAGTTGATCACGCTGAGATTGCCTGCCATGATGACCAGCGCTCTAGTGGGGCTCTAGGAGGTAAAGAACACACCGATGCTTGATCGATCTTCTTCGAAGAAAGTCGTTTCCAAGGCGCCCTGGGGCTACCGTGCGCGTAGACGGTGGCAATTACTTGTCGCGGTTGCCCTAGCTCTGATCCCGACTCCGGCTGCTTGGGCCGACTCGGCATTCGATACAAGCATCGCCAAGATTGAGACCCGCCTGAAGGGGCGGGTGGGGGTCTTCGCCATGAGAGGCCCCGCGAAGCTAGGCTACCGATCTGGCGAACGATTTGCCTACTGCTCTACCTTCAAGTGGGTACTGGCGGCGGCCGTTCTCAAAGGTGTTGATGGGGGAGAGTTAGACCTCACTCGTGTGGTGCCCTACAAGAAAGAGGACCTGCTCGCCTACAGCCCCGTTACTGGGAAACACGTTCAGGATGGGGGAATGGGCATTGGTGATCTTTGCGCTGCAACTATCATCACCAGTGACAACACAGCCGCAAACCTCCTGTATCCACTCGTGGGAGGGCCTACTGGGCTGCAAGATTTCGTCCGCAGCATGAACGATCCAATCACGCGGTTTGATCGAATGGAGCCGGAGTTGAATAGCAACCTTCGTGGCGATCCACGCGATACGACCACGCCTGAGGCAATGACCCGCCTACTTCAGAATGTCCTGGAGTCGGAGAGACTCTCGAAGGCTTCTCGAAACCAACTCCTCTCCTGGATGAAGGCCACCGTAACCGGGCATGGTCGAATTCGTGCCGCCGTTCCCCAGGGCTGGGTGATTGGCAACAAGACGGGTACGGGCAATCGGGGGGCTGTGAATGACGTGGCTATCATCCTCCCGCCGAAGGGGGAGCCAATCTACCTGTCAGTTTTCACAGATGACGACCGGAGCGACCTTAAGGCTCATGAGGAAGCCATCGCCGAGATAGCGAAACAAGTCCTGGAAGCCCTTCCCTAGGGGCCACTTGGTCCAAGCACTCATCACTCTCCTGCCACCTGGCTACGTTGATTTAGCGAGTCAAGACCCGCCGCTGACATCGTAGAGGTCACTACTTCGAATCCAGTTGTGCGCAACAGAAACCTGGCCACGTGTCGAGGGTCTGTTTTTTAACGAGGCCTTGCAGACCAGCTCGCACCAACGGAGGTTATTATCCGAAATGTCGCTCATTAAGTGTTTTAAATGCGAAGGCGATATTTCGGATTCATCGAATGCTTGCTTATGGTGTGGAGAGAAAACGCCGAGAGGCCGGGATTTTGAAAAATATAAGGCTCGAAAGCACCAGGCCACTCTGCTGCTCTTCTTGGGGAACTTTATCGCTTTGGGTTTTGTTGAGAAAAGAGGTTATCCACCAGCCTTCTTACGGCACTTTTATCCCTTATTTGAGGGGCGTCCAGAATTACGTGAACTTGTTCTACTCTTGGCAAGATGCGGTTGGTATTTTGGGCTTCTGGTTAGTTTCGCAGGGTTTGTAGCTGTTGTTGCCTTATCGCTAGGATTCCATCGCTCACGATAAATTTTTGTTATCCGCAGGGTGTTGTTGGTAGGTTGAGGCACTCAGCAATTTGGTAGTAGAGAGCATTATTTGAATCCAGTTTGCCCACCAGAGGGTTTGTGATAAATTATCGCCACTGGCGCCATTGGTTCATTCTCGACTTTGGGTACTGCCTCAAATTCGCAGGAAAGCTCAATTGGGACAGGGGGCTATGCAATGTATCAGGTCGATTCTTCAAGATAGATATCCCCGCACCCCGCTAAAGAGAGGGGCTAGCCCCTCTTGAGTGCGTAGAAGGCGAACGCTTAAAATTGCCTGCGGCTCTTCCGTATGGCAGCGAGCGATCTCGAAAAATGAGACTGGCGGCGTGAGAGCGCCTTGCTCACCGGCTCGTAGGAAGGGCGTTAGCGCTAGAGAAGCATTTCCGGCGCGCCAAAGCACCTGAATACGAGGTTATCAATGAAGCGCATGATCCTCCAGGCCGTCTTGGCCAGCTCGCTCGTCGGGGCGATCGCCCTGCCGGCCATCGCCCTCTCCCCACTGGAGCTGACCCCGCTCAACTCGGGCTGGACCGCCGGTTCGCTGCGGATCGCTCCGATGCACCTGGATCGCTCGGGGGAGGCGGAGCTCTCGTTGCGGCCGTCCTTCGACCAGTTCGCCATGATGCAGGGACCGAGCACGGCTCTCAGCCTCCAGCTTCGCGCGCTCGACAGCGTCCTGCTTTATGCGGATTACGGCAAGCTGACGCAGCTGGGCCTTCGCGGACCGCTCCCTTCCCTGGGCGACGTCGGGTTGGGCTGGGACGCCTCCCTGCGCCATGACACCTACATGCTGAGCCAGACGGGAGCGCAGGTGCTGGTGCCCTTCACGCAGCTGGACGCAGTGGGCTGGGGCGGTGATTTCCGGCTCAACGGCAAGTCCGCGCTGGGCGGCATGAACGTCTACTACGGCCCCTTGATCTCGGTGATGAGCAACCGCTGGGGCGTGGGCCTGGAGGCGGGTGTCGAATACGATCTGGCTGGCTGGGTCTTGGGCGCCAATGCCGGGGCACGCTATCACTTCGGCTTGAAGGACGCGCCCGCGTACTCGTACGTCATGCAGCCCTTCGAGGACGTTTTCGGCCTGGGCGTGCGCAAGGCGCTGACGGATACCCTGGAGGCGAACGTCGCTTTCCAGTGGCAGCCTGACAACGTCTACGGTATGTGGAACCGCTCGTACACGGCGGGCGTTTCCTGGCGGATGGCACAGAAGGCCAGCAAGCCCGCCCCCGCTCCGACTCCGGCTCCTACCCCCGTGCCGACGCCTTCCCCGATGGCCACTCCCACTCCGGTGAAGGCCCCGGTGAAGCGGACCTTGATGCTCGGCGGTCGGGTCTACTCGTCGCTGGGTGCGATCCAAGGGCCGGTCACCGTCCGCTTGAAGCGTCGCGCTCCTGGCGAAACGGGCTTCGTGACGATCCCCGAGACCCTGCGGGCAAAGGCCGACGGGACGTTCCTTTTCACCGATCTTCCCAAGGGCGAGTACCAGGTCTTCTTCAAGGACGAGTCGGGGGATCCGACGCTGGTGGATTACGCGCTGGCGGATGCCACGGCTCCCGGCTACGAGGGGGCGGTTCCCCAGGTGGAGCTGGACGTGGCCTGGCGTGGCATCGACGCGCAGGCGGAAGGCCCCCTCGTGCGGGTCAACTGGTCGGCGAAGCCCGGCTTGACGGCGGCGGTGTACCAGGGGCTGGTGCGCGGTAGCGTCGCGGGTTCGCCCGTGGACTTCACCAACTTCCCGGAGACGCCTGCCGACGTGACGAGCGGCCGGTTCGGCGTGACCTCCGGCATGGAGCGGGCCGATTCGCTCTACGTGGTGATCAAGTACTGGAAACCTGGGAATTCGTTTGCCGGCTCGGGCTACTACGGTCAGTCGAAGCCCATCCTTCCCAAGCGTGCCCAGTAAGGAGAGCAAAGCATGCGTAACCTGATAGGTGTCATGACGGCGGCCACCCTCTTGGCCGGCTGCACCGCGTATTCCCCCTTCGATTCGCTCCAGACCTCGGGCGCTCTCTTGACCACCGAGGGAAAAGTGACCGTGAAGGCCAGCTTTGTGCCGGGCGGCTACACGTTCCCAGTTGCCGCTCCTGTGGTGTACCGCACGGCGGCGGTCGTACCCAACCTGACCAAGTCGCAGGTCGACCACCTCAAGGTCAGCCTCTTCAGCGTGGAGGGCGAGACCGAGACGCCCCTCAAGGACGCGAACGGTGCGCCGCTGGTCAAGACCGTTTCGGCGAGCGATCTCGAATCGGGCCTGGTGGTCGGCGGGCTGACGATCGGCAAGTCCTACCGCCTCAAAGCGACGGCGTACCGGACCGCGGAGGAGTCGAGCCCGATCTCTTCCGAAGTCGTGGTGCTATTCAAGCTGGACAAGCTGAAGCCCTCGGCCGAATTGAACATCCAGCTCATGGACGTTCCTTTCAACGGGCAAATCTCGCCGCAAATCGAGATCACTCCCAGCGGGGAGCTCGGTCATCAGGGGCCGATCGTGATCGAAGCGGAGATGCAGGTAGGATAGCGAGGAGATCCCATGCGTAAGTTCACTTTCAGCCTCACGTTATCGCTCGGGATCGCCCTCGTGGGTTGTGCGACCCTGGCGCCTCTCACCCCTGCTCCCGAGGCCGTCTCTCCCCAGGTCCTGCCGGCCTTCGAGCCGGGCGATCTGGTGCTGCGTCTGCGGATGGGCGATTCGCGGATCGTGCAGACCATCACCGGCGATCCGGTCGCGGTCTATGACGCGAACGACGTCGACAAGCTGGTCATCACGGGGTTCGTCAAGGTGGGGGATGCCTTCGTTCCGATGAACGTCTCGGGCAAGCCCACCACCGAGAACGCGACCGACCGGCTCAAACTGGAGACCACAGGTGATCGGCGGTACTTTGTCCTGAAGAACCTGCCTGCGGAGCAGACGTACGGCTTCCAGGCCCGGGCCTTCGACGCCCAGGGCAAACAGATCTCGAAGGACGCCGACAGCATCACGCCGGTGACGTTCGTTCGACACACCTACGTGGAAACGGCGGATATCCCGCTTCGCCTGGTGGACAAGCCCTTCGTGGCCACGGCCAAGGCCCAGCTCAGCTTTCCGGACGGGCTGGACCAGACCGATCGCGTGGTGGTCACGCTCTTCAAGAAGGGTCCCCTGGAGGTGAAGGTGGCGGGCCCGTTCGTGATTTTCGCCGCCGAGCTCCAGAACACCCGCACGCTGTTGCTGGGCGGGTTGGCTCCTGAGACCACCTACGTCCTCAAGGCCGAGGCGCGGGCTGCCAACGATGAGGTGCTGGCCTCCGCCTCCAACGAGTGGAAGGTTGAGAACGACCGGAATCTCGGCACGAAGACGCTGGCGCTCAGCTTCGAGACCCAGGTCACCACCATTTCGGGGGGAAGTGACGGTTTCAACGTCGTCAATGTTCCCTTGGCCCAGGCCAGGTATATCGCGCCATACGGCATGACGCTGGGAGACGATGGAGCCGTGTATGTGGCGGATCAGTACAACAGCGCGATCCGTCGTCTCGACCTCAATGGGAACGTGACGACCTGGGCGGGCATTCCCTACCCTGAGGCGATGACCCGCGATGCCAGCGGGAATCTCTACGCTACGAGTGGCGCCACGTTTAAGGTCTACAAGATCACCGGTCAGGACACCTACACCACGTATGCCGGAAACGGGTCGGGCAGCGGTCTCGATGCGCTTACCAACTCACTTCCCGGGGTTTGCGTGGATCCTCAGAACCAACTCTACGTCACGGGCTGGGACACGCTCTGGAAGTACACGGCGCCGGGGCAGCGGACGACCGGATCGTTTGGGCGACTTGAAGGCCTGCACTCGGATTCCCAGGGGAACATCTACGCCGGCGATGTCAGTAGACACATCATTATCAAGATCGCTTCCGAGAGCGTGGCACCAGTGACGGTCGCGGGAAGCGGAGCGGGGGGCATCGAGGACGGCCCCGTGTTGACGGCGAAATTGTCCAGGCCCAGGTCCCTCGCGCTTTCGGGCGATACCCTGTACTTCACGGACGATGGGTATATCCGCCAGCTCAAGGGCGGACGGGTTAAGACCCTTGCGGGTGGTCCGGCGAATAACGGGGGGACCTTCCGTGATGGCAAGGGTTCCGAGGCGAGATTCGGCATGTTCTTGGGTGGCCTCGTGGTCTTGCCGGACGGAAACCTCGTGGTCTCCGATATGGACAACAGGCGCATTCGCAAGATCGTCCTCCCTAACTCACCTAAAAACTAGCGGATCGCAAGGAGTTCAACGTGAAGAAACATCTATCCCTTCTCACTTCGAGCCTCCTGCTGCTAGCGGGATGCGCTGCGGGGCCTCAGGTTGCCAGGACCGGTTCGGGCGCAATGCTGGTCCTCACTCCTGAGGTGGTCTCGGGCGGTTATCAGACGCAAGACGTGCCCTCGATCGAGCCGTTCACCGCCGCAGACGTCAAGAGCCTGGTGGTGAAGCTCTACACGGTGACGGACGGCGTCGAGACGCCAGTCACCGAGAACGGTCAGCAGGTGTCCCGCGGGCTCACCAGCGAGCGCCTCGGCGACCCGGTCGTCTTCAGCAAGCTCAAGCCTCATACCACCTATCGCGCCAAGTGCGAGGCCTACGGCTTCGATATCCGGTATCCGGAACCTGAGGTGATCACCATGACGCTCCTCAGCACGAATGATGCCAATTCGTACACCGACATCGTCGTGACCGATGACGATCGCCCGACGGTAGGCAAGCTCAAGGTACGTCTCAAGGCGCGCTTGTTCAGCGGCCAGACCGACTTCGACGTCACCATCGGAGCTGGTGGCCTGTTTCCCGGAGCTTCGGAGTCCCTGGCGCTCGAGCCTCTGGATTAGCCTTCCTGCCTTCTGTAGAGCAAATAAAGGCGATCCTGTACCAAAGATTGGTACAGGGTCGCCTTTACTATGTAGTGAGCCTTGCCAGCTTTCTAGAGCGACCGAAAGGTGATGGTTTCGCGGTAAAAACCGCTTAAATGAGTCCGGCTTCTTGGAATAATCGATGGTAGATCTCTCGCACCACGGGCTCTTTTCGCTTGTTGTAATCCATCACCACTTCGACATTATCGAGAGACGATTGTTTCGCTTGTTCATACAACGCGCGGTCTTCGGGGTGAGTTCGTAGCCAATCGCGAAACATGAGGTGGCGGATGCTCTCCGGGCAATCTGGGCCAAAAACATGGAGATTGACGCGGGGACCATTCAATCGAAGGCAACGATGCTGATGCCAGCTTGGCTCACGAATGTACAGGTCAAAACCCAGCGATTCCAGGGCGGGGACATAAGCGGCTTCGTCGGTGGGATCAGGCACCGTGAGATCGATGTCGATCACTGGCTTTGCGGCGAGGCCTGGCACAGCGGTTGAGCCGATGTGTTCGAGCTGGAGAACTGTTGCGCCGAGTGCCGCCTTAATTTGCTCGGCGATCGCCAGATAGCGTTCGGGCCAAGCCCGATCGTATGGAACGACTTCGATGTTTTCTGGTTGTGGCTTGCCATGAACCCAGGGATTTTCGTTTGGGTCCGAATCGTAATCCCGAACGATGTCCTTTGCTTGCACTTTCACGTTTCATCTCCTCCGGATCGCTGGCTTCAAACGCATCAGGCTCAAGTAGATTGTAGTCTGAGCCCTTTAAAGCTTGTCCACCCCAGCTCGATAGGCCCTTGGTGAAAGCTCAGGGGGTTTCCGAATCAAAGAAGCTATCAATCTCCTTTCAAGCGCCGGATGGGATGGCCGTAGCTCTTGCTTGTTGAACTAATCTGAGGATGTGACAAAATGTTAAGAGTGGCATAGCAAGGGAGGACAAGATGGCTGGCGAAACGGACCGCTTGAAGGGTAAGGGCAAGGAGCTAAAGGGCGATACTCAAGAATTTGTCGGCGAAATGACGGGCGATCGCTCGTTGGAGCGCAAAGGCAAGCTCGAGCAAATGAAGGGCAAGGCCCAGCAGGCCTGGGGAGACGTCAAGGAAAAGGCCGAAGATATCAAGCGCGATATTCAAGATAGGTAGCGCTCAATTCACCTGTAAAGGGGAGCCTCCGGCATCCGGAGGCTCCCCTTTACAGGTGGAAAGGTGCTTACAAGCCGAGGCGGGGTAAGATGTTACCTATCGACGATTGATTCCCGGAGGACGTTCACTTGTTATCCAAAGTTCGCCCTTTCGCTCTTTGTTGCCTGATCCTCGCCTTCGCCACACCGGCGCTCGCCCAGGTCCCCACCTACCAGCTACCGGCGCCGGAGCTTGCGCGCATCGTGGACGCTCCGCTTCCGCCCAGTATCAGCATCGGCCCGGATAACCGCACCCTGCTGCTCATGGAGCGGCGATCGCTGCCGAGCATCCTTGAGGTCAGCCAGCCCGAGCTCAAGCTCGCAGGTCTTGCCGTCAACCCGAAGACGAACGGCGAGTCCCGAGTGAACTACGTTTCGGGACTCGCCTTCCAGGCGTTGCCCGACGGCAAGGCTCGCAAGGTCACGGGCCTGCCCAAGGAGCCTCAGATTTCCCACGTCGCCTGGTCGCCCGATGGTAAGAAGCTGGCCTTCACCCTCACCCGCGATGCCGGTATCGAGCTTTGGGTGGCGGACGTCGCGACGGCTCGGGCCCAGCGCCACGGAGTCCTTCGCCTCAACGCGGCGGTGGGGATGCCGTTTGCTTGGCTCTCTGATAGCCAAAGCATCCTCTGCCGAGCCGTTCCGGAAAAGCGCGGCGCGGCCCCCAAGGAGCCGGAGGCCCCCGTCGGCCCGATCGTGCAGGAGAACATGGGCGAGAAGGCCCCTGCCCGCACCTATCCGAACTTGCTCAAGGGGCCGTACGATGAGGCCCTCTTCGAGCACTACCTGACGTCTCAGCTGCTCGTGCTCGATGCAACCGGTCGCGCGAAGCCTCTCGGCCAGCCCGGGCTGATGATGGGCGCGCGCCCCTCGCCGGACGGCAAGTACGTGCTCGTCGAGACGGTCCATCGCCCCTACTCCTACCTCGTGCCGCTGGATCGCTTCCCGACTCGGGCCGAGGTCTGGGATCGCGCAGGGCGGCTCGTCCGGCGCGTGGCGGATTTGCCGCTTGCTGAGACCGTACCGATCTCCTTCGACGCCGTCCGCAAGGGACCGCGTGCTCTGGCGTGGCGTCCGGATGCCGATGCTTGCCTCTACTGGGCCGAGGCCCAGGACGGCGGCGATCCGGCCCAGCCGGCACCCGTGCGGGATCGCGTGCTCATGCTCAAGGCGCCCTTCAAGGGTGAGCCGACCCCGTTGGTCGATCTGGCTTACCGCTTCTCGGGAGCCGAGTGGGCGAACGGTCGCCTCGCCTTGGTCTGGGAGCAATGGCGCAAGACGCGCCAGGAGCGCACCTGGGTGCTCTCGCCCGATACCACCGCGGTGCCTCGGAAGCTCTTCGAGCGCTCCTCCGAGGATCGCTACGGCGATCCGGGCAGCCCCATTCGCCAGCGCACGGCGCGCGGCACTTTCGTCATGACCGCCTCTGCCGATGGCAAGAGCCTGCTCTTCAGCGGAGCGGGGGCTTCGCCGAGCGGCAACAAACCCTTCCTGGATCGGCTCGACCTCGAGACCGGCCGCAAGGAGCGTCTCTGGGAGTCCCAGGCGCCCACCTACGCGGTGGTGGCGCATGTTTTCGACGCTTCGGGCAAGCGCCTGCTGATCCGTCGAGAGTCCCCCAGCGAGCCGCCCAACTACGTCCTGCGCGACGGGGCGCAGGAGCATGCGATCACGCACTTCGCCCATCCCACGCCCGAACTGGCCGGCGTCCGAAAGGAACTCATCACCTACAAGCGTGCGGACGGGCTGCCCTTGAGCGGGACCCTCTACTTGCCGTCGAACTACGATCCTGCCAAGCAAGGGCCCCTGCCCATGGTGATGTGGGCTTACCCTCGCGAGTTCAAGAGCGCCGATGCGGCAGGACAGCTCGACCGCTCGCCGTACATGTTCGATCGGATCGCGTACAACTCGCCCCTGGTCTGGCTGGCGCGCGGGTATGCCGTGCTGGACGATCCCAAGCTGCCCATCCTCGGTCAGGGGGAAAACGAGCCCAACGATACCTACGTCGAGCAACTGGTCGCCGGTGCCAAGGCTGCGGTGGACGAGGTCGTGCGGCGCGGGGTGGCGGATCCCCGTCGGATCGCGATTGGCGGCCACTCTTACGGGGCGTTCATGACGGCCAACTTGCTGGCCCACTCGGACCTCTTCGCCGCCGGCATCGCCCGCAGCGGGGCCTATAACCGCACGCTGACGCCCTTCGGCTTCCAGTCCGAAGAACGCACCCTCTGGGAGGCGCCCGACACCTACTTCAAGATGTCGCCCTTCGTGAACGCCAACCGCATCAACGAGCCGCTGCTCTTGATTCACGGCGCGGCCGACTCCAACCCCGGCACCTTCCCCATGCAGAGCGAGCGGTTCTACCAGGCCCTCAAGGGCCTCGGTGCGACGACCCGGCTGGTGCTCCTCCCGCACGAGGAGCATAGCTACCGGGCACGTGAATCCATCCTGCACATGCTCTACGAGACGGATCGTTGGCTCGATCGGTACGTGAAGCATCGCCCAGCTGATACGCCGCGTCGCTGAGCCTCGACAAGGGCGATTGTCACGCGTCAAAAAAAAGGAGGAACCATTGTCAGAGACCACTGCCCCGATCGGGATTTCGCACGTCGGCTTCATCGCCATCAATGTGCGCGACGTCGAGAAGGCCATCGCCTTCTACGGTGAGACGCTCGGCTTCAAAAAGACCACGGATGCCACGATGGGCCCCATGCGCTGGGTCGAGTTCACGCCCCCCGGCAACGCCACGCGCGTGACGCTCCTCAGCGAGGGGAATCCCGCCTTCGAACCCGAGCGGGTCGGCGCCATGATCGCGGCGACCTTCGAGGTCAACGGCTTCGAGGCCACCTGTGCGCAGCTCAAGCAGCGGGGTGTCACCTTCGGGGTGGAGCCGCGGAAGGAGCCGTGGGGTTGGTGGGCTGAGATCCTGGATCCGGACGGCAATACCTTGGGCTTGCACGCCGAGGCGTAAGACTTACCAGCACGATTCGCTGCACATTCAACCGACCTCATCAGACAGAAAGGAAGCCCCATGCCCGTTACGCAGATTGCGTTCGTGATGTACCCCGTTACCGATATGGCGCGCGCCGTGGCCTTTTATCGCGACGTGCTCGGCCTGAAGCCTGAGGGCCTCGCCTCGGAGACCTGGGTGGAGTTCGAGGTCGGCAAAGGCACCTTCGGGGTGGGAAACTTCGAGCAGGTCGGAAAACCCGGCACGGCTCAGTCCTTGTCGCTCGAGGTGGACGATATGGAGGCCTTCCGGGCGATGCTGGCCGAGCGCGGCGTCAAGGCGAGCGAGGCTTTCGAAACGCCGATCTGCTGGATCTCGATGGTGAGCGACCCGGACGGCAACCAGATCTGGCTGCACCAGGCAAAGCACGCCTAAATCGCCAACCAAGACGTCCCTGCCCGCCGAAGCGGGCAGGGACGCAACATCGCGCCAGCGGCTGTCGCTATTGCGCCTTGAGAGGGGAGCGGATTTAGACGGGGATCCGCTTCTCCTCGATGTCGTAGATGTCGAACCAGCGATAGATCCGCTGCCAGCTCTGGGGCGGCAGGTTCTCTTGGACATAGTCCTCCATGTGGAGGACGAGCCGATCGTCTAGCTCGCTGAGCCGCTTTTCGCGCCAGCCGTTGCTCCAGCGCACGATGTCGATCCGATCCCGCTTGACGGCCACCTCCTGGATCCAGTCGGCGACCTCGTCGTCGGAGGCGCCGGTGGCGACGAACGCCTTGAAGGCCTCGGCCGATATGCCCGCGAAGTCGAGAAAGAGGCGGCTGAGCGGGCAATCGTAATGATACTCGCCCTGCCATCCGGCAATCTCCGCGCGGCACTTGTCCAGGGCGCGGGCTGCGATCGCGTAATCCGCAAGCGGCTCGGCTGGACTACGGGGGAAATCCGTTCGCAGGTCCTTGGCTAAGCGCTTCACTTGATCTAGGTTCATCGTGGTGGCGGCCATGGCGCTGACCCTCCTTTGCGCATCATCGGGCGATTTTCACGTCTGTCGCGAAGGTTATGCCGGTTCCGGCACCAAGTCAAACTGAGCCCATCGTCCTCATCACCCGCTTGCCGCGTGGCAAGCGGGTATCAGACGACCCTTGCGCGAGGGGCGTGGTAAAAATCCGGCGACTCTCCACGTGGTCTTCCGCGAGGCCCCGGCCGAGAATGGGGGGACGGGAGTGGGTGCGATGGCCACGCGCAAACCTACGGGCCACGGAAAATGGTGGGTGCTCTTTTCTGTCGGCATCAGCACCTTCATGTCGGCGCTCGATGGGAGCGTCGTGAACACGATCCTGCCCGTGGTGAGCCGCACCTACCAGAGCCCCATTGCTCAGGTCGAGTGGGCGGTGACGATTTACCTCCTGGTCATCAGCGCGCTGTTGCTCGGTTTCGGACGGCTCGGTGACCTGCTCGGGCACAAACCCATTTACCTGACGGGCTGCACCTGCTTCGTGATCGGCTCGGCGCTGTGCGGCGCTTCGCCATCACTCCATTGGCTGGTGTTGTTTCGAGCGCTGCAAGCGATCGGGGCCGCCATGCTCTTTGCAAACTCGCCGGCCATCTTGACCTTGAGCTTCCCGGAGCATGAGCGGGGGCGTGCCTTGGGGCTTCAGGCCACCATGACCTATCTGGGGCTGAGCGTGGGGCCCGCCCTGGGCGGATGGCTCACGGACCAGTTCAGCTGGCGCGCCGTCTTCTACATCAACGTGCCGGTGGGGGCGCTGGCCTTGCTCTTCGGC
The nucleotide sequence above comes from bacterium. Encoded proteins:
- the bla gene encoding class A beta-lactamase, with translation MLDRSSSKKVVSKAPWGYRARRRWQLLVAVALALIPTPAAWADSAFDTSIAKIETRLKGRVGVFAMRGPAKLGYRSGERFAYCSTFKWVLAAAVLKGVDGGELDLTRVVPYKKEDLLAYSPVTGKHVQDGGMGIGDLCAATIITSDNTAANLLYPLVGGPTGLQDFVRSMNDPITRFDRMEPELNSNLRGDPRDTTTPEAMTRLLQNVLESERLSKASRNQLLSWMKATVTGHGRIRAAVPQGWVIGNKTGTGNRGAVNDVAIILPPKGEPIYLSVFTDDDRSDLKAHEEAIAEIAKQVLEALP
- a CDS encoding GrpB family protein; translated protein: MKVQAKDIVRDYDSDPNENPWVHGKPQPENIEVVPYDRAWPERYLAIAEQIKAALGATVLQLEHIGSTAVPGLAAKPVIDIDLTVPDPTDEAAYVPALESLGFDLYIREPSWHQHRCLRLNGPRVNLHVFGPDCPESIRHLMFRDWLRTHPEDRALYEQAKQSSLDNVEVVMDYNKRKEPVVREIYHRLFQEAGLI
- a CDS encoding CsbD family protein, with product MAGETDRLKGKGKELKGDTQEFVGEMTGDRSLERKGKLEQMKGKAQQAWGDVKEKAEDIKRDIQDR
- a CDS encoding prolyl oligopeptidase family serine peptidase — its product is MLSKVRPFALCCLILAFATPALAQVPTYQLPAPELARIVDAPLPPSISIGPDNRTLLLMERRSLPSILEVSQPELKLAGLAVNPKTNGESRVNYVSGLAFQALPDGKARKVTGLPKEPQISHVAWSPDGKKLAFTLTRDAGIELWVADVATARAQRHGVLRLNAAVGMPFAWLSDSQSILCRAVPEKRGAAPKEPEAPVGPIVQENMGEKAPARTYPNLLKGPYDEALFEHYLTSQLLVLDATGRAKPLGQPGLMMGARPSPDGKYVLVETVHRPYSYLVPLDRFPTRAEVWDRAGRLVRRVADLPLAETVPISFDAVRKGPRALAWRPDADACLYWAEAQDGGDPAQPAPVRDRVLMLKAPFKGEPTPLVDLAYRFSGAEWANGRLALVWEQWRKTRQERTWVLSPDTTAVPRKLFERSSEDRYGDPGSPIRQRTARGTFVMTASADGKSLLFSGAGASPSGNKPFLDRLDLETGRKERLWESQAPTYAVVAHVFDASGKRLLIRRESPSEPPNYVLRDGAQEHAITHFAHPTPELAGVRKELITYKRADGLPLSGTLYLPSNYDPAKQGPLPMVMWAYPREFKSADAAGQLDRSPYMFDRIAYNSPLVWLARGYAVLDDPKLPILGQGENEPNDTYVEQLVAGAKAAVDEVVRRGVADPRRIAIGGHSYGAFMTANLLAHSDLFAAGIARSGAYNRTLTPFGFQSEERTLWEAPDTYFKMSPFVNANRINEPLLLIHGAADSNPGTFPMQSERFYQALKGLGATTRLVLLPHEEHSYRARESILHMLYETDRWLDRYVKHRPADTPRR
- a CDS encoding VOC family protein; translation: MSETTAPIGISHVGFIAINVRDVEKAIAFYGETLGFKKTTDATMGPMRWVEFTPPGNATRVTLLSEGNPAFEPERVGAMIAATFEVNGFEATCAQLKQRGVTFGVEPRKEPWGWWAEILDPDGNTLGLHAEA
- a CDS encoding VOC family protein, whose amino-acid sequence is MPVTQIAFVMYPVTDMARAVAFYRDVLGLKPEGLASETWVEFEVGKGTFGVGNFEQVGKPGTAQSLSLEVDDMEAFRAMLAERGVKASEAFETPICWISMVSDPDGNQIWLHQAKHA
- a CDS encoding DUF5069 domain-containing protein, coding for MNLDQVKRLAKDLRTDFPRSPAEPLADYAIAARALDKCRAEIAGWQGEYHYDCPLSRLFLDFAGISAEAFKAFVATGASDDEVADWIQEVAVKRDRIDIVRWSNGWREKRLSELDDRLVLHMEDYVQENLPPQSWQRIYRWFDIYDIEEKRIPV